The Candidatus Angelobacter sp. genome window below encodes:
- a CDS encoding iron-sulfur cluster assembly protein, with protein sequence MIKENLEKLVIFYLKEILDPEIQVNIYDLGLVYDIQVSKNLEVKILITLTTYNCPMIETLPLEIEKKIKTIEKIRSVKLDLTFDPKWSMEMISENARVALGVLF encoded by the coding sequence ATGATTAAAGAGAATTTAGAAAAACTTGTTATTTTTTACTTAAAAGAGATTCTGGATCCTGAAATTCAGGTAAATATTTATGATTTAGGTCTTGTTTATGATATTCAGGTAAGTAAAAATCTTGAAGTAAAAATTTTGATAACTCTTACTACATATAATTGTCCTATGATTGAAACTTTACCTCTTGAAATTGAAAAAAAAATTAAAACTATTGAAAAAATTAGATCAGTAAAACTGGATCTTACCTTTGATCCAAAATGGAGTATGGAAATGATTAGTGAAAATGCTAGAGTAGCATTGGGAGTATTATTCTGA
- the hisIE gene encoding bifunctional phosphoribosyl-AMP cyclohydrolase/phosphoribosyl-ATP diphosphatase HisIE, translating into MLGFNNNKGLLPVIIQDNFTGKVLMLGYMNEEAYRRSIVEKKVTFYSRSKNRFWTKGENSGNYLLIEKILIDCDFDTLLIKVTPLGFICHMKTDTCWKEENKYDKNGFLIKLEQVIQKRKTNENSYISQLFNEGFNRIVQKFGEESIELIIEAKDEKERFFLNEAADLLFHYLILINAKHFKFREIIEVLKNRYKKSRRAEDL; encoded by the coding sequence ATGTTAGGATTTAATAATAATAAAGGCCTTTTACCAGTTATTATTCAAGATAATTTCACTGGAAAGGTTTTGATGTTAGGATATATGAACGAAGAGGCTTATAGAAGATCTATAGTTGAAAAAAAAGTTACTTTTTACAGTAGATCTAAAAATAGATTTTGGACAAAAGGGGAAAATAGCGGAAATTATTTATTAATAGAGAAAATTCTTATTGACTGCGATTTTGATACTTTGTTAATCAAAGTAACTCCTTTAGGGTTTATATGTCATATGAAAACTGATACTTGTTGGAAAGAAGAAAACAAATACGATAAAAATGGATTTTTGATTAAACTTGAACAAGTAATTCAGAAAAGAAAAACGAATGAAAATTCATACATTTCTCAATTATTCAATGAAGGGTTCAATAGAATAGTCCAAAAATTTGGAGAAGAATCGATAGAGCTTATCATAGAGGCTAAAGATGAGAAGGAACGTTTTTTTTTAAATGAAGCGGCTGATTTGCTTTTTCATTATTTAATTCTAATTAATGCTAAACACTTCAAGTTTAGAGAGATAATTGAGGTTTTGAAAAATAGGTACAAGAAAAGTAGGAGAGCTGAGGATTTATGA
- the hisH gene encoding imidazole glycerol phosphate synthase subunit HisH, producing MKTIIIKSPSGNVQSIFSALSRIGVNAKLTDNFEEILSSDRIIFPGVGEAKLTMRYLREKSLDLLIPKLKQPFLGICLGLQLLCFHSEENNTDCLGIFDLEIKKFKNINMKIPKIGWNTIYQLEGLLFKGIPEESYQYFVHSYFAPICEYTRAKTDYIYTYSSALQKNNFHAVQFHPEKSGIFGHKILENFIKFL from the coding sequence ATGAAAACTATCATCATTAAATCACCTTCAGGTAATGTACAATCAATATTTTCTGCACTAAGCAGAATTGGGGTAAATGCTAAGTTAACGGATAATTTTGAGGAAATTCTATCTTCAGATAGAATTATTTTTCCTGGGGTAGGAGAAGCCAAATTAACGATGAGATACTTAAGGGAAAAAAGTCTAGATTTATTAATTCCAAAATTAAAACAGCCTTTTTTAGGAATTTGTCTTGGGTTGCAATTGCTTTGTTTTCATTCAGAAGAAAATAACACAGATTGCTTAGGTATATTCGATCTGGAAATAAAAAAATTTAAGAACATAAATATGAAAATTCCTAAAATTGGATGGAATACGATTTATCAACTTGAAGGATTATTATTTAAGGGAATTCCCGAAGAAAGCTACCAATATTTTGTACATTCTTACTTTGCTCCAATATGCGAGTACACTAGAGCTAAAACAGACTACATATATACATACAGTTCTGCTTTACAGAAAAATAATTTTCATGCTGTGCAATTTCATCCAGAAAAATCTGGGATTTTTGGACATAAAATTTTAGAAAACTTTATTAAATTTTTATAA
- a CDS encoding 1-(5-phosphoribosyl)-5-[(5-phosphoribosylamino)methylideneamino] imidazole-4-carboxamide isomerase, giving the protein MDIIPAIDLFGGKCLRLTQGNYENKKIYTVDPVEMAKIFEDNGLKRLHLVDLEGALKRKVLHSKVLENIAFQCKNLMIDFGGGIQSNEDIRIVFDSGAHMANIGSMALKNDNDKVFQEWVQCFGVKKILLGADVKNERIAFQGWKKISHIHLHFFFKKKIYLGLRKIFCTDIDKDGLLSGPSIELYKKIIEDFPHLELIASGGIKSLKDLDDLQRIGCKGAIIGKIFFERKDFLKSVYSWIEKNC; this is encoded by the coding sequence ATGGATATAATCCCAGCTATAGATCTTTTCGGAGGAAAATGCCTGCGTTTAACGCAGGGTAATTACGAAAATAAAAAAATTTATACTGTAGATCCAGTAGAAATGGCGAAAATTTTCGAAGATAATGGATTAAAAAGACTCCATTTAGTGGATCTTGAAGGAGCTCTAAAAAGAAAAGTTCTCCATTCTAAAGTATTAGAAAATATAGCTTTTCAATGTAAGAATCTAATGATAGATTTTGGAGGAGGAATTCAAAGTAATGAGGATATTAGAATTGTTTTTGATAGTGGGGCACATATGGCTAACATTGGGAGTATGGCCTTGAAAAACGATAACGATAAAGTTTTTCAAGAATGGGTGCAATGTTTTGGGGTAAAAAAAATTCTTTTAGGAGCAGATGTAAAAAATGAGAGAATAGCTTTTCAAGGATGGAAGAAAATTAGCCATATACATTTGCATTTTTTTTTTAAAAAAAAAATTTACCTTGGATTAAGGAAGATATTTTGTACTGATATTGATAAAGACGGGCTATTATCTGGTCCTTCTATAGAACTTTATAAGAAAATAATTGAAGATTTTCCCCATCTGGAGCTTATTGCTAGTGGAGGAATAAAAAGTTTGAAAGATCTGGATGATTTACAGAGAATAGGTTGTAAAGGTGCGATTATTGGTAAAATTTTTTTTGAAAGAAAAGATTTTTTAAAATCAGTTTATTCTTGGATAGAAAAAAATTGTTAA
- a CDS encoding polyprenyl synthetase family protein, with protein MQILEKKLYKFLHKTQVPLLDKINKYVFRNKGKKIRPMLIFLTAKMLGNVVEKTQHIALFYEIIHTAMLIHDDLVDESLLRRGDFSVHLLWKNKIAVLVGDYLFSKSLFLITENNYYDLLKIFNRVICKISKGELLQIEKSRMLDISEKLYEEIIYYKTASMISVCCEVGAISTNADENSVFKMREFGKYIGMAFQIRDDLFDYECQYNNLLGKPRGIDIKGGKMTLPLIHVFEKSSLNRRKWIINTIKNYNKDEKRVKELIHYVKYSGGIDYAIEKMIKFCKKAFSILDKYPENKAKKSLKMTINYFVNRNR; from the coding sequence ATGCAAATTTTGGAGAAAAAACTCTATAAGTTTTTACACAAAACCCAAGTTCCTCTTTTAGATAAAATAAACAAATATGTTTTTAGAAATAAAGGAAAAAAAATCCGTCCAATGCTAATTTTTTTAACAGCTAAAATGCTTGGTAATGTAGTTGAAAAAACTCAACACATTGCTTTATTTTACGAGATTATTCATACAGCAATGCTTATTCATGATGATTTAGTGGATGAGAGTCTTCTTCGACGTGGAGATTTTTCTGTTCATTTACTTTGGAAGAACAAAATTGCAGTTTTAGTGGGAGATTATTTATTTTCAAAAAGCTTATTTTTAATTACTGAAAATAACTATTATGATTTATTGAAGATTTTTAATAGGGTTATATGTAAAATAAGCAAAGGGGAATTACTGCAAATAGAAAAATCTAGAATGCTAGATATTAGCGAGAAACTATACGAGGAAATTATTTATTATAAAACGGCAAGTATGATTTCAGTTTGTTGCGAAGTTGGAGCTATATCAACCAATGCGGATGAAAATTCTGTATTTAAAATGAGAGAATTTGGAAAATATATTGGTATGGCTTTTCAAATTAGAGATGATTTATTTGATTATGAATGTCAATATAATAATTTACTAGGAAAACCTAGAGGAATTGACATAAAGGGAGGTAAAATGACTTTACCATTGATACATGTTTTTGAAAAATCGTCTTTAAATAGACGTAAATGGATTATAAATACCATTAAAAATTATAACAAAGACGAAAAAAGAGTAAAAGAACTTATTCATTATGTTAAATATTCTGGGGGAATAGATTATGCTATAGAAAAAATGATAAAATTTTGTAAAAAAGCTTTTTCTATACTCGATAAATACCCTGAAAATAAGGCAAAAAAATCTCTAAAAATGACTATTAATTATTTTGTTAACAGAAACAGATAA
- a CDS encoding cytochrome c biogenesis protein ResB, producing the protein MSSIFIVFAVFIAWGTFIEKVYSAETARALIYESSCLEFLMILLIFCFIGNIKKYCLWKKEKLPLLVFHSAFILIFIGGAISRYIGFEGVFTLQKGFISRNIFSNKTYIKLCIFQGKKIRIFQYPYILAPLHKKYFVNFFLKGEIFRLRLINYIPNAKAVFYENPKGSKILKILEIKKGKEIERFIRAGKIKRLNNLTQISFEKSFKGAIEIFVHSGKLFIFYKNNIRYTQKYITQKMLSELQMNALYNFYKLNIVISENVRKGILKYETIRKNENIPDLLKVEISTKGHSKIIEFLGGRGQTKMGGRTYFHFEKISIGYGCIIFKLPFGIKLRTFELEKYPGSESPSSFSSKIRIFDKDRKEDHKIFMNNVLDYRKYRFFQSTYNLYKKRVVLSVNNDIWGRRISYFSYFLLVFGMFISLFYRVSSFRKLST; encoded by the coding sequence ATGTCTTCTATTTTTATAGTATTCGCAGTTTTTATAGCATGGGGAACTTTTATAGAAAAAGTTTACTCCGCAGAAACTGCGAGAGCTTTGATTTATGAATCCAGTTGTTTAGAATTTTTAATGATTTTATTAATTTTTTGTTTTATAGGTAACATAAAAAAGTATTGTTTATGGAAAAAAGAAAAATTGCCTTTGCTTGTTTTTCATTCAGCTTTTATACTAATTTTCATTGGAGGAGCTATTTCTAGATATATTGGATTCGAAGGAGTTTTTACTCTCCAAAAAGGATTTATATCCAGAAATATTTTTTCAAATAAAACTTATATAAAATTGTGTATCTTTCAAGGTAAGAAAATTAGAATTTTTCAATACCCCTACATTTTAGCTCCTTTGCATAAAAAATATTTTGTTAATTTTTTTTTAAAAGGGGAAATTTTTAGACTGAGATTAATTAATTATATCCCTAACGCTAAAGCAGTTTTTTATGAAAATCCAAAAGGATCTAAAATTTTGAAAATTTTAGAAATAAAAAAAGGGAAAGAAATAGAGCGTTTTATTCGAGCAGGTAAAATAAAAAGATTGAATAATCTCACTCAAATAAGTTTTGAGAAATCTTTTAAAGGAGCTATCGAAATTTTCGTACATAGTGGAAAATTATTTATTTTTTACAAAAATAATATTAGATATACCCAAAAATACATAACACAAAAAATGCTATCTGAATTGCAGATGAATGCTTTATATAATTTCTATAAATTGAATATCGTAATTTCTGAAAATGTTCGAAAAGGGATCCTTAAATATGAAACAATTAGAAAAAATGAAAATATTCCTGATTTACTAAAAGTGGAAATATCTACTAAAGGCCATTCAAAAATTATAGAATTTTTAGGAGGAAGAGGTCAAACAAAAATGGGAGGAAGAACATACTTTCATTTTGAAAAAATATCTATTGGATATGGGTGTATAATTTTTAAACTACCTTTTGGTATAAAATTAAGAACCTTTGAATTAGAAAAATATCCTGGGTCAGAAAGTCCCTCTTCTTTTTCTAGTAAAATTAGAATTTTTGATAAAGATAGAAAAGAAGACCACAAAATATTTATGAATAATGTATTGGATTATCGAAAATATCGTTTTTTTCAATCAACTTATAATCTTTATAAAAAAAGGGTTGTTCTATCAGTAAATAATGATATTTGGGGTCGAAGAATTTCTTATTTTAGTTATTTTTTACTTGTATTTGGTATGTTTATTTCCTTATTTTATAGGGTATCTAGTTTTAGAAAATTGAGTACATGA
- a CDS encoding pitrilysin family protein, translated as MLNIFKPKFEEVKQFSLDNGLKIIILENHQFPIVYVNLLFDRVLFSEGNKSGWKSIFGPMLRSGTKNRTKEEIDQNIEFLGTKFYASFDEMSISSLTRYLDESLSIMRDVLFNPIFNNTKEFEKIIGQKIVYLKINEKNPHTIAKRVKRVLYFGKNHPFGEIQTIESLNNIKIKDFDGFYRSYIEPNVAYLILIGDIDIEKAKKISEKYFYSFTFSPTFDKKYETPPLLSKTTIGLVDIPSVNQSTILVGNKVDFRKNTFDYLSAVLVNSILGGGGQSRLFLNLREDKGYTYNVYSSLIPNKHISSFYVYTQVRSEVTAEAVKEIIKEFNKITSITVTSEELQNYKKEKIGSFLLGLEDLSVRAKFTLDELRYELPFGLHKNYLKSLQEITSLDVKNAANKYIPTENFWILIVGDVNKILPEVGQLGYPIFLLDELGNSI; from the coding sequence ATGTTAAATATTTTTAAACCAAAATTCGAAGAAGTAAAACAATTCTCATTAGATAATGGATTAAAAATTATTATTTTAGAAAATCATCAATTTCCTATAGTTTATGTTAATTTACTGTTTGATAGAGTATTATTTTCCGAAGGAAATAAATCTGGTTGGAAAAGTATATTCGGACCCATGCTTCGATCTGGGACCAAAAATAGGACTAAAGAGGAGATTGATCAAAATATTGAATTTCTTGGAACTAAATTTTACGCATCATTTGATGAAATGTCCATTTCTTCGTTAACTAGGTATCTAGATGAGTCCTTATCTATAATGAGAGATGTACTATTTAATCCTATTTTTAATAATACTAAAGAGTTTGAAAAGATAATTGGACAAAAAATTGTATATTTAAAAATAAATGAAAAAAATCCCCATACAATAGCAAAACGTGTTAAGAGAGTTTTGTATTTTGGAAAAAATCATCCTTTTGGAGAAATTCAAACTATTGAGAGTTTGAATAATATTAAAATTAAAGATTTCGATGGTTTTTATCGTTCCTATATTGAACCTAATGTAGCTTATTTAATTTTAATAGGAGATATTGATATAGAAAAGGCTAAAAAAATAAGTGAAAAGTATTTTTACTCATTTACTTTTTCTCCTACTTTTGATAAAAAGTATGAAACGCCTCCATTGCTTTCGAAAACTACAATTGGACTTGTAGATATTCCTTCTGTTAACCAATCAACCATTTTGGTTGGGAATAAAGTAGATTTTAGAAAAAATACTTTTGATTATTTATCAGCTGTTCTAGTTAACAGTATTTTAGGAGGTGGAGGGCAATCTAGATTATTTTTAAATCTAAGGGAAGATAAAGGATATACTTATAATGTATACTCTAGTCTTATTCCGAACAAACATATTAGTTCATTTTATGTTTACACTCAAGTAAGGTCAGAAGTAACGGCAGAAGCAGTAAAGGAAATTATTAAAGAATTTAATAAAATTACCTCTATTACCGTTACTTCTGAAGAACTTCAAAACTATAAAAAAGAAAAAATTGGGAGTTTTCTTCTAGGTTTAGAAGATCTCTCTGTTAGAGCTAAATTTACTCTAGATGAGCTTAGGTATGAGCTCCCTTTTGGATTACATAAAAATTATTTAAAATCACTTCAGGAAATAACATCTTTAGATGTTAAGAATGCAGCGAATAAATACATTCCTACTGAAAACTTTTGGATTTTAATAGTTGGAGATGTTAATAAAATTCTTCCAGAAGTTGGACAACTAGGTTATCCAATATTTTTATTGGATGAATTAGGTAACTCTATATGA
- the hisC gene encoding histidinol-phosphate transaminase, with the protein YPRYPNPFQVELKKEISFIKNICDKKIFLGNGSDEIIDLIIRIFCRPGLDKIIICTPSYGMYEVSAKINDIEILKIPLKKEYKLDVNSILSYTNNRSKLIFLCSPNNPTGNDFRSKDMERILKIFPGIVVIDEAYIDFSNKESFLTLLGRYSKLIVMQTLSKAWGLAGIRIGIAFSGANMISIMNRVKSAYNISKSSQEIAIKTLKQKTFFEKRLKTIIKERERISKELKKISLVEKVFSSSGNFLLTQVSVVQKIYQCLIEKNLIVRDRSKIKLCKNCLRITVGTSEENYFLLKTLKNINFDE; encoded by the coding sequence AGTATCCTCGTTATCCTAATCCTTTTCAAGTAGAACTTAAGAAAGAGATCTCATTTATTAAAAATATTTGTGATAAAAAAATATTTCTTGGTAATGGAAGTGATGAAATTATTGATTTGATCATACGAATCTTTTGTAGACCAGGTTTAGATAAAATTATTATATGTACTCCTTCATATGGAATGTATGAAGTTAGTGCAAAAATAAATGATATAGAAATATTGAAAATACCCCTAAAAAAGGAGTATAAACTTGATGTTAATTCGATCCTTTCTTACACAAACAATCGTAGTAAACTAATTTTTCTTTGTTCCCCTAATAATCCAACTGGAAATGATTTTAGAAGTAAAGACATGGAAAGAATTCTAAAAATATTTCCAGGTATTGTTGTTATCGATGAAGCTTATATAGATTTCTCTAATAAAGAATCATTTCTTACCCTACTTGGAAGATACTCCAAACTTATTGTAATGCAAACCCTATCCAAAGCTTGGGGTTTGGCTGGAATTCGTATTGGAATAGCTTTTTCTGGTGCCAATATGATTAGCATCATGAATAGGGTAAAATCAGCTTATAATATCAGCAAATCTTCTCAAGAAATAGCTATTAAAACCCTTAAACAAAAAACGTTCTTTGAAAAAAGACTTAAAACGATTATTAAAGAACGAGAAAGAATCTCCAAAGAGTTAAAGAAAATTAGCCTTGTAGAAAAGGTCTTTTCTAGCTCAGGTAACTTTTTGCTTACGCAAGTTTCTGTAGTCCAAAAAATTTATCAATGTTTGATTGAAAAAAATCTTATTGTAAGAGATCGTTCAAAAATTAAATTATGCAAGAATTGTCTGAGAATTACAGTAGGGACTTCTGAAGAAAATTATTTTCTTCTAAAAACTTTAAAAAATATCAATTTCGATGAATAA
- the ccsA gene encoding cytochrome c biogenesis protein CcsA codes for MRVIFIAPFFYIFFTKNLFSVELNKAPSEKDHSEKFGFLLVQDFKGRMKPINTLALELLRKIYKKDRIGHIDANIWMISLNKEGCLNYIPLEKIVWAKAPFIKNLKTRKIVKREYVSLLDLYSLNTNTLNVEFIFRKDFEKAFLKSPYQRSEMEQKILYFTERMNIVSMIFHGEYFRILPIINDTNYTWISWEKYNFRKKFKLLNSYLMSVFYAQKNNYWYLADKFLDELHFYQRIYGKKVFISDLKIRAEILYNRLNIFNRIIYFYFIFGVGLLFLAFTKIFFPFRGLYVLSIYFSWFLFTIFIYHTFGLILRWYISDHAPWSNSYESAVSISCSMFLSGFFFFRNGNIFIPSVSSLFAAVFLMIAQGNLMNPELTHLVPVLKSFWLVIHVAVIISSYGFFSTGAFLGGIVLIFLIFKGIVGDFYSKKIEKQIQELTLINEMALTLGIFFLTVGTFLGGVWANESWGNYWSWDPKETWSIISIIVYSFVLHMRLIPEITGVFYFNLASLLSISSIIMTYFGVNYYLSGMHSYAKGYPIQVTSWIYYAIFFIFIIAISAYLFSKNKVTF; via the coding sequence ATGAGAGTTATATTTATTGCCCCATTTTTTTATATTTTTTTTACTAAAAATCTATTCAGTGTTGAGCTTAACAAAGCTCCTTCTGAAAAAGATCATTCTGAAAAATTTGGTTTTTTGTTAGTTCAAGACTTTAAGGGGAGAATGAAACCCATTAATACTCTGGCTTTAGAGTTATTAAGGAAAATATATAAAAAAGACCGTATAGGTCATATTGACGCTAATATATGGATGATCTCTCTAAATAAAGAGGGATGTTTGAATTATATTCCCCTTGAAAAGATAGTATGGGCCAAAGCTCCCTTTATTAAAAATCTAAAAACTAGAAAAATAGTAAAAAGAGAGTATGTTTCTTTGTTAGATCTTTATTCTCTTAATACGAATACATTAAATGTTGAATTTATTTTTAGAAAAGATTTCGAAAAAGCATTTTTAAAATCTCCATATCAGAGATCTGAGATGGAGCAGAAAATTCTTTATTTTACTGAAAGAATGAATATCGTATCTATGATATTTCATGGTGAATATTTTAGAATTCTCCCCATTATAAATGATACCAATTATACTTGGATTTCTTGGGAAAAGTACAATTTTAGGAAAAAATTTAAACTATTAAATAGTTATTTAATGTCTGTTTTTTATGCACAAAAAAATAATTATTGGTATTTAGCTGATAAATTCCTTGATGAGCTTCATTTTTATCAAAGAATATATGGAAAAAAAGTTTTTATTTCAGATCTAAAAATTAGAGCGGAAATACTTTATAATCGATTGAATATATTCAATAGAATAATTTATTTTTATTTTATTTTCGGAGTAGGATTACTTTTTCTAGCTTTTACTAAAATTTTTTTTCCATTTAGGGGCCTTTATGTCTTAAGTATTTATTTTTCTTGGTTTTTGTTTACAATTTTTATTTATCATACATTTGGATTGATTTTACGATGGTATATTTCTGATCATGCACCTTGGAGTAATTCCTATGAATCCGCTGTTTCTATTTCCTGTTCGATGTTCCTTTCAGGTTTTTTTTTCTTTAGAAATGGTAACATATTTATTCCTTCAGTGTCCAGCCTTTTTGCTGCTGTATTTTTAATGATTGCACAGGGAAATTTAATGAATCCTGAGTTGACTCATTTAGTCCCAGTTCTTAAGTCATTTTGGCTAGTTATTCACGTTGCTGTTATAATCTCAAGTTATGGTTTTTTTAGTACTGGAGCTTTTTTAGGAGGAATTGTTTTAATCTTTTTGATTTTTAAAGGTATAGTAGGAGATTTTTATAGTAAAAAAATAGAAAAACAGATCCAAGAATTGACTCTGATAAACGAAATGGCTCTCACACTAGGTATTTTTTTTCTAACAGTAGGAACCTTTCTAGGTGGAGTATGGGCAAATGAAAGTTGGGGAAATTATTGGAGTTGGGATCCAAAAGAAACTTGGTCTATTATTAGTATAATAGTTTATTCTTTTGTATTGCATATGCGTCTTATTCCAGAAATAACAGGAGTTTTTTACTTTAATCTTGCTTCATTATTATCAATAAGTTCTATTATAATGACATATTTTGGAGTAAACTACTATCTTTCTGGAATGCACTCTTACGCTAAAGGATATCCCATTCAAGTAACTTCATGGATTTATTATGCAATTTTTTTTATTTTTATAATTGCTATTTCTGCTTATTTATTTTCAAAAAATAAAGTAACTTTTTAA
- the hisF gene encoding imidazole glycerol phosphate synthase subunit HisF: protein MLAKRIIPCLDIQDGKTIKGIRFENLREVGDPVSLAANYSENGADELVLLDISATNEKRDLLLSLVKEISNVINIPFTVGGGLYKIKNVEDLLSSGADKVAINTSAFLNPELIEELSIRFGTQSIVLAIDTKYTKYDKEWKVFLNGGRVKTERNVLDWAKEAVRRGAGEILITSMKNDGTKEGFDLEITQKLSEKLTVPIISSGGAGKNKHFLEVLDLGKADAALAASVFHFKEIEILELKKYLKIHGIHVRI from the coding sequence ATGTTAGCTAAAAGAATTATTCCTTGTTTGGATATCCAAGATGGAAAAACTATCAAGGGGATCCGTTTCGAGAATCTTCGAGAAGTTGGAGATCCTGTTTCACTAGCAGCTAATTATTCTGAAAATGGGGCGGACGAATTAGTTCTTCTAGATATAAGCGCTACCAATGAAAAACGAGATTTACTACTCTCTCTAGTAAAAGAGATATCCAATGTAATTAATATACCTTTTACTGTTGGAGGTGGTCTTTATAAAATAAAGAATGTAGAAGATCTACTATCTTCTGGTGCAGATAAAGTTGCTATTAATACATCTGCTTTTTTGAATCCAGAACTTATTGAAGAACTTTCTATCAGATTTGGTACACAAAGTATTGTTTTAGCTATAGATACTAAATATACTAAATATGACAAAGAATGGAAAGTTTTTTTGAACGGGGGGAGAGTGAAAACAGAAAGAAATGTTTTAGATTGGGCAAAAGAAGCTGTAAGAAGAGGCGCTGGAGAAATTTTGATAACATCTATGAAAAATGATGGAACAAAAGAAGGATTTGATTTAGAAATTACACAAAAACTATCTGAAAAACTTACTGTTCCCATCATTTCATCTGGAGGAGCTGGAAAAAATAAGCATTTTTTGGAAGTTTTAGATTTAGGAAAAGCGGATGCTGCATTAGCAGCTAGTGTTTTCCATTTTAAAGAAATAGAAATTCTAGAATTAAAAAAATACCTAAAAATACATGGAATCCATGTTAGGATTTAA
- the hisB gene encoding imidazoleglycerol-phosphate dehydratase HisB — translation MNKVLFLDREGTLVEKIPTKEKVIFYPKALSFMSRISRNFNYEIVLVTNQAGEKFFKAQRKIMKTFENEGVYFSAVSIDRNSSGVGMLESYDISGSFVIVDRITDVLLAKNLKCKAIWLKKGRKNETAFSAEKLQKFLALETKYWEKIYEFLKFGSRKILHSRKSKETDIKIILQMDGSGKYNICTGIGFLNHMLEQLAKHASIDLSLQVQGDLNVIEEHHTIEDISIALGEAFWKAFGNKLGLARYGFCLPMDEGLAKVALDFGGRSNLVFKVEFKREKIGDMQTEMVSHFFKSFSESAKCNLHIQAKGENEHHQIEAIFKAFAISVKMAVFRDVQLYKLPSTKNII, via the coding sequence ATGAATAAAGTATTATTTCTCGATCGAGAAGGAACCCTAGTTGAAAAAATACCTACTAAAGAAAAGGTTATTTTTTATCCTAAAGCTCTTTCTTTTATGTCTCGGATCTCTAGAAATTTCAACTATGAAATAGTTCTGGTAACTAATCAAGCAGGAGAAAAATTTTTTAAAGCTCAAAGAAAAATAATGAAAACTTTTGAGAACGAGGGTGTTTATTTTTCTGCTGTTTCTATTGATAGAAACTCAAGTGGGGTAGGAATGTTAGAAAGCTATGATATTTCTGGATCATTCGTAATTGTAGATCGGATAACAGATGTTTTATTAGCTAAAAACCTAAAGTGTAAAGCTATTTGGCTAAAAAAAGGGAGAAAGAATGAAACGGCTTTTTCAGCTGAAAAACTTCAAAAGTTTTTAGCCTTAGAAACAAAATATTGGGAAAAAATTTACGAGTTTTTAAAATTTGGAAGTAGAAAAATTCTACATTCTAGAAAAAGTAAAGAAACGGACATTAAAATAATTCTACAGATGGATGGATCTGGAAAATATAATATTTGCACAGGAATTGGTTTTTTAAATCATATGCTTGAACAATTAGCGAAACATGCTTCTATAGATCTTAGTCTTCAAGTACAGGGTGATCTTAATGTAATTGAAGAACATCATACGATAGAAGACATCTCTATAGCATTAGGAGAAGCCTTTTGGAAAGCTTTTGGTAACAAGCTAGGATTAGCTAGATATGGATTTTGTTTACCAATGGATGAGGGATTAGCTAAAGTTGCTTTAGATTTTGGGGGTCGAAGTAACCTGGTCTTTAAGGTAGAATTCAAAAGAGAAAAAATTGGGGATATGCAAACCGAAATGGTCTCTCATTTTTTTAAATCATTTTCAGAATCTGCTAAATGCAACTTGCATATACAAGCTAAAGGGGAAAATGAACATCATCAAATAGAAGCAATTTTCAAAGCTTTTGCTATATCAGTAAAAATGGCCGTTTTTAGAGACGTTCAGCTATATAAATTGCCTTCCACAAAAAATATCATATGA
- a CDS encoding toprim domain-containing protein — MIKNLVIVESPAKAKTIQSYLGKDFFVVSSLGHIYDSKWELI; from the coding sequence ATGATAAAAAATTTAGTTATTGTTGAATCTCCAGCTAAAGCGAAAACTATTCAAAGTTATTTAGGAAAAGATTTTTTTGTAGTTTCTAGTTTAGGTCATATTTATGACAGTAAATGGGAATTAATATAA